DNA sequence from the Pichia kudriavzevii chromosome 4, complete sequence genome:
CAGCATGCAAAACCACGTCTCTTATCGATCCAAACTGGGCAAGCAGGCGTTGCGAATCTCTTGTGTTTATTGCACGTATGCTCTTCAAAGACCCAATGGCACCCTCCAATGCCGTCTGGGCCTCTTTCCCCGCTATGAGTTTCCCCACCGACGCCCGGGCTGTAGTCGATGAGGACGCAACTGCCCTTAAATTGTTCAGATACGTAGCCCCTTCAATGTTTGAATGTGCCACAAGTAACGTCAGGGAGTTTCGTATTGCAAACTTGTTCAGCTCAACTAATGGTGCCTGGAAATTTTCCGTGTCTATTAATAGCAAAACAATTATAGTGTTCCCCGGTTCGAACCGCGCGTGGCGCACTTTCTGGAGTCGAGTTGATATATATTCTGGATGGAGCTGGTGGTACTTTGTAGAGAGGAAAAGAACGGCACAGGACGGGGAGAGCTGGTAGTCAACGTCTCTCAAGAGTGGGGAAGTCTCATAGAATGTGAGGTGTTCCAAGAGGGGGTTCCCTGTTTGGGAGCGAGACACAAGGATGGTCCTGCTTGTGCGTTTGGAGAATGTGCTTCTTGCAGTAGACGTGGAGGTAGATGTAGATGTAGATGTAGATGTAGATGTAGATGTAGATGTAGGTATGGTTCCAACTTGGGCATTCCGGTTGGTAGTTAAGTCGGGACGTCTTGAAACAGGCGGGGGCAGACTGGCCCCCTGACCAACCTTTTGTCTCTTGTGGCTCATGTCAGTGTCTTGGTTCGTTAAGGCAGAACtaccattttcaaactcGTCTCGCATACGCCCCACAGCAGCAAGCACAGACGCCATCGATGAGCTATCCATGTTGATCTCCTTTGCAGTCTTGTCGTTGTTATCCATAATACCTTTAACGATGCAAGACAAACAAACTTTTCTACGATTCAAAGTTGGTACAATCCAATGTTCAAGGGAAGGAATGGATAAGAGTCGCATTTCCCAATTTCTCTAATCTCTCTCGCTCAAACGAGCCTTGACCATATCTGGATACTTTCTCAGTCTGTCCCAAATTGGAGTTTGATGTATTTTGTATATTTGGTGCGTtttggttattttttttttcctccctTTGATAAATGGCAATAGTGTATTGTAACTAGAACTACCAACGTTAACTTCTTGAATATCCAACCCTTCCTCGTAAAGATATGGATGCCACACTAACGTCGACCACAGACATGGTCTTTGACGACCGTGTCCgtgttttccaaaacttcTTGAGCACGAGAGTGAATGATGTTCCAATTTATGAGCGTGAAATCCAACGTATGTTAAGGTCACGTAAGAAGAGATTGCCAATTAATATCGATGAACTGAGACGATTCGACCCCCGCTTTGCAGAAGGTCTACTAGACACCCCGGCAGACTATTTTCCTGCTGCTCTAAAGGCATTGAATGAGACTGTTTTGGCCCTCTATAACCCCGTGGAAATGCCCGGCATCGATAAAGTGGACGAAGATGACTATTATCTCTCATTTGTTGGCTCGTTTGGAGCCTACTCTGTCTCTCCAAGGACAATCAACTCCTCATACTTGTCAAAGATGGTTTCTATTGAGGGAATCGTCACTAGGGCATCACTTGTTAGACCCAAAATCGTCAAATCAGTTCACTATAATGAACGtaaaaacttctttttctccAGGTCATATCAGGATCAAACGACAAGCTTTGATCCAATCAATACTCCTGCAATTTACCCCACAGAGGACCCAGAAGGTAATAAGTTGGAAACTGAATATGGGTTGTGTAGATATAGAGACCATCAAACCATCACCATCCAAGAATTGCCTGAATTGGCCCCTCCGGGTCAATTGCCTAGATCTTTGGATGTGATTCTGGATGATGATCTTGCAGACTCGTGTAAGCCCGGAGATAGAATACAGGTTATTGGTATATACAGATCTCTTGGTGGTGGTCTCAATGACAACGGTGCATTCAAAGTAGTCATTTTGGCTAATTCGGTTTATCAATTACACGCACTCTCCACTTCTTCAAGAGTGAGTGAAAACTTAACAACCGCTGATATTGATAACATCGTTAGGTTGTCTCGTAAGCGTCAAATTTTTGACTTACTATCAGAATCTCTAGCTCCTTCAATTTATGGTCATTCTTATATTAAAAAGGCTATTTTATTGATGCTTCTCGGTGGTACCTCGAAAACATTGGATAATGGTGCTAGATTAAGAGGTGATATAAACATACTTATGGTTGGTGACCCTTCTACTGCCAAATCTCAGATGTTAAGGTTTGTTTTGAACACCGCTCCCTTGGCCATTACAACAACAGGTAGAGGTTCTTCAGGTGTCGGTTTGACCGCTGCAGTTACAACCGACAAAGAAACTGGTGAGCGAAGACTAGAAGCGGGTGCCATGGTTTTGGCTGATCAAGGTATCGTGTGTATCGACGAGTTTGATAAGATGAACGATATAGATAGAGTTGCAATTCATGAAGTCATGGAACAACAAACAATCACCATATCTAAAGCTGGTATTCATACTTCACTTAATGCTAGATGTGCGGTGTTTGCGGCAGCTAATCCAATCTTCGGCCAGTATGATACATTCAAAACTCCCCAGCAAAATATCGCATTGCCCGATTCTCTATTATCCAGATTTGATTTGTTATTTATCGTCACTGATGATATCAACGATGAGCGTGATAGGAGAATCAGTGAGCATGTTATGAACATGCACAGGTATATTCCTCAAGGTTACAGTGAAGGTGAACCCATTAGAGATAAGTCCAACATCAGGCTAGCTGTTGGTGATCACGAGTTGGAAGAAACTGGAGACAAATCCTCGAAAGTTTTCCTTAAATACAACCCCAGCTTACATGCAGGTGTTACGGTGAAAACATCCAAGGGTGAAACACGTCCACTAGTTTTGAcaattccatttttgaaaaagtacATCCAATATGCTAAAACCAAGGAACCAATAATGAGTGAACATGCCAAGAATTTGATTGTGGATATTTATGCAAGTTTAAGAAATGATGAGAATACTAAAAACTCTAGAACAACTCCGATCACTGCAAGAACTTTGGAAACTCTTATCCGGTTGGCAACGGCACATGCTAAAATTAGATTATCCGCCACAATCAATGTTAAAGATGTTAAAATAGCTGAAGAGTTGTTACGTTTCTCTCTATTTAAAGAAGTCAACAAAAAATCTTCCCAAAACAGTTCTAATAAATCACCAAggaaaaagaggaaaacCAATGTTGATGGGGCAGAACTATCAtccgaagaagaagatgatgatgaaggaGTACATGATGGACGTGAGGAGCATAATATCTTATCAACAGCACAACCAAATTTGCAACCAAGATCACCTTCTAGAATAACGAGATCTTTGCGTTCGAATGCAGACGTAGTAATACATGAAGATAAAGATGTGGAAAATGTCAGGCGTGGATTGCAAAATCTCGAGACCTCTCCAACTTCGAATAAGGAGAATATCATACCCGTTGAAGATACGACACCTACGAGGTCAACCACCCGGGGTATTCAACTTACAGAATCCACGACTTTGCAACCggttgaagttgaaggGGCGGAAAATGAACATTTTGATGGTGAAATTTCCGAAAACAGATACCAGCTTTTCAAGAGGACATTATCAGTTATACTACGAAATGATAAAAGAGATCAATATCTAATCTCAGAGTTGTCAGAGCTTATCAATGGTCAACTATCTCAAGAAGACCGGTTTGGCCCAGCCGAAAGTCAGGCTGCATTACATCTACTAGAGATTGATAATGTCGTGATGACCTCTGAAAATTATGTTTATCCAATTTGATGTGATCTAAGCCTGTAGCCTTTGTATAATTACTGTGTactgtatttttttctcaaccTCGACTTTTCTTGTCATGATTTGTCATCCTGTAACTAGAAGTTCCTGCAACTGTATCTTTTCAGCCTCTAGAAAGAGACAAGTATGGCTGAAGATAAACACGAGAAGAATCAGGTTCCCACAGGAATGCCCACCTTTGGTGCATCCGGGAGAAAGATAATCtatgatgaaaatggaaaaccGTAAGTATGATACATGTGTCAAGTTTGAGAATTGTTGTTTAGACGTTCAGTTACTAACCTATAGTATAGTTG
Encoded proteins:
- a CDS encoding uncharacterized protein (PKUD0D04140; similar to Saccharomyces cerevisiae YEL032W (MCM3); ancestral locus Anc_1.477), which produces MDATLTSTTDMVFDDRVRVFQNFLSTRVNDVPIYEREIQRMLRSRKKRLPINIDELRRFDPRFAEGLLDTPADYFPAALKALNETVLALYNPVEMPGIDKVDEDDYYLSFVGSFGAYSVSPRTINSSYLSKMVSIEGIVTRASLVRPKIVKSVHYNERKNFFFSRSYQDQTTSFDPINTPAIYPTEDPEGNKLETEYGLCRYRDHQTITIQELPELAPPGQLPRSLDVILDDDLADSCKPGDRIQVIGIYRSLGGGLNDNGAFKVVILANSVYQLHALSTSSRVSENLTTADIDNIVRLSRKRQIFDLLSESLAPSIYGHSYIKKAILLMLLGGTSKTLDNGARLRGDINILMVGDPSTAKSQMLRFVLNTAPLAITTTGRGSSGVGLTAAVTTDKETGERRLEAGAMVLADQGIVCIDEFDKMNDIDRVAIHEVMEQQTITISKAGIHTSLNARCAVFAAANPIFGQYDTFKTPQQNIALPDSLLSRFDLLFIVTDDINDERDRRISEHVMNMHRYIPQGYSEGEPIRDKSNIRLAVGDHELEETGDKSSKVFLKYNPSLHAGVTVKTSKGETRPLVLTIPFLKKYIQYAKTKEPIMSEHAKNLIVDIYASLRNDENTKNSRTTPITARTLETLIRLATAHAKIRLSATINVKDVKIAEELLRFSLFKEVNKKSSQNSSNKSPRKKRKTNVDGAELSSEEEDDDEGVHDGREEHNILSTAQPNLQPRSPSRITRSLRSNADVVIHEDKDVENVRRGLQNLETSPTSNKENIIPVEDTTPTRSTTRGIQLTESTTLQPVEVEGAENEHFDGEISENRYQLFKRTLSVILRNDKRDQYLISELSELINGQLSQEDRFGPAESQAALHLLEIDNVVMTSENYVYPI
- a CDS encoding uncharacterized protein (PKUD0D04130; similar to Saccharomyces cerevisiae YML095C (RAD10); ancestral locus Anc_8.874), which gives rise to MRLLSIPSLEHWIVPTLNRRKVCLSCIVKGIMDNNDKTAKEINMDSSSMASVLAAVGRMRDEFENGSSALTNQDTDMSHKRQKVGQGASLPPPVSRRPDLTTNRNAQVGTIPTSTSTSTSTSTSTSTSTSTARSTFSKRTSRTILVSRSQTGNPLLEHLTFYETSPLLRDVDYQLSPSCAVLFLSTKYHQLHPEYISTRLQKVRHARFEPGNTIIVLLLIDTENFQAPLVELNKFAIRNSLTLLVAHSNIEGATYLNNLRAVASSSTTARASVGKLIAGKEAQTALEGAIGSLKSIRAINTRDSQRLLAQFGSIRDVVLHADASALENVDGLGPRKVDSLVDALRGEFMLKE